One genomic window of Haemophilus haemolyticus includes the following:
- the aphA gene encoding acid phosphatase AphA, with protein sequence MKKMIKLSVVALLTAAAIPAMAGKTEPYTQSGTNAREMLQEQPIHWISVDQIKKELEGKGPINVSFDIDDTVLFTSSCFYYGQQKYSPGKQDYLKNQDFWNEVNAGCDKYSIPKQIAADLIKMHQERGDQIYFITGRTAGNVDGVTPILQKAFDIKNMHPVEFMGGRERTTKYNKTPGIIAHKVTIHYGDSDDDVLAAKEAGIRGIRLMRAANSTYQPMPTLGGYGEEVLINSSY encoded by the coding sequence ATGAAAAAGATGATCAAGCTATCTGTTGTAGCTTTATTAACCGCAGCAGCAATTCCAGCTATGGCAGGAAAAACTGAGCCTTATACCCAATCAGGTACAAATGCACGTGAAATGTTGCAAGAACAACCAATTCACTGGATCTCAGTAGATCAAATTAAAAAAGAATTAGAAGGTAAAGGCCCAATTAATGTCAGCTTTGATATTGATGATACCGTACTTTTCACTAGCTCTTGTTTCTATTATGGTCAACAAAAATATTCTCCAGGTAAACAAGACTATTTGAAAAACCAAGATTTCTGGAATGAAGTTAACGCAGGTTGCGATAAATATTCCATTCCAAAACAAATCGCAGCTGATTTGATTAAAATGCACCAAGAGCGCGGGGACCAAATTTATTTTATTACAGGTCGTACAGCAGGGAACGTGGATGGTGTAACGCCTATATTACAAAAAGCATTTGATATTAAAAATATGCACCCTGTTGAATTTATGGGCGGACGTGAGCGCACAACTAAATACAACAAAACCCCAGGCATTATTGCGCACAAAGTGACCATTCACTATGGCGACAGCGATGATGATGTATTAGCAGCTAAAGAAGCGGGTATTCGCGGTATTCGTTTAATGCGTGCTGCAAACTCAACTTATCAACCAATGCCAACTTTAGGTGGCTATGGTGAAGAAGTGTTAATCAATTCAAGCTATTAA
- the secB gene encoding protein-export chaperone SecB: MSEQKQDVAATEQQQPVLQIQRIYVKDVSFEAPNLPHIFQQEWKPKLGFDLSTETTQVGDDLYEVVLNISVETTLEDSGDVAFICEVKQAGVFTISGLEDVQMAHCLTSQCPNMLFPYARELVSNLVNRGTFPALNLSPVNFDALFVEYMNRQQAENAEEKSEEGQTKH, encoded by the coding sequence ATGTCAGAACAAAAACAAGACGTTGCAGCAACAGAACAACAACAACCCGTTCTCCAAATTCAACGCATTTATGTGAAAGATGTGTCTTTTGAAGCACCAAATCTTCCACATATTTTCCAACAAGAATGGAAACCAAAACTTGGTTTTGATTTAAGCACCGAAACAACCCAAGTTGGTGATGACTTATATGAAGTAGTATTAAACATTTCTGTTGAAACTACACTTGAAGATAGTGGTGATGTCGCATTTATTTGTGAAGTAAAACAAGCGGGTGTGTTCACGATTAGCGGTTTAGAAGATGTTCAAATGGCGCATTGTTTAACTTCTCAATGCCCGAATATGCTTTTTCCTTATGCGCGTGAATTAGTGTCTAACTTAGTCAATCGCGGCACGTTCCCTGCGTTGAATTTATCTCCAGTAAACTTTGATGCATTGTTTGTTGAATATATGAATCGTCAACAAGCAGAAAATGCAGAAGAAAAATCTGAAGAAGGTCAAACTAAACACTAA
- a CDS encoding rhodanese-like domain-containing protein: MQEFIPMATEFAQKHTLLAVSWFAIFVMVIYTFYKGATSKFKVITHNEVIRLINADEAIVVDLRSLEEFQRGHIIDSINLLPSEIKNQNIGKIEQHKEKAIVLVDINGVSAPASATLLAKQGFNRVFVLKEGISAWAAANLPLVKKHK, encoded by the coding sequence ATGCAAGAATTTATCCCAATGGCAACAGAGTTTGCTCAAAAACATACTCTTTTAGCGGTTTCTTGGTTTGCGATTTTCGTGATGGTAATTTATACCTTCTATAAAGGCGCAACGAGTAAATTTAAAGTAATTACTCACAATGAGGTAATTCGTTTAATAAATGCGGATGAAGCTATTGTGGTGGATTTACGTAGCCTTGAAGAATTTCAACGTGGTCATATCATTGATAGCATTAATTTACTTCCAAGCGAAATTAAAAATCAAAACATCGGTAAAATTGAACAACACAAAGAGAAAGCAATTGTGTTGGTAGATATTAACGGTGTTTCCGCACCAGCTTCAGCTACGCTTTTAGCGAAACAAGGTTTTAACCGTGTGTTTGTATTAAAAGAAGGCATTTCTGCATGGGCAGCGGCAAATTTACCTTTAGTTAAAAAACATAAATAA
- the ansB gene encoding L-asparaginase 2: MKLTKLALHTLFGLGVSIANAADLPNITILATGGTIAGSGQSSVNSAYKAGQLSIDTLIEAVPEMKNIANIKGEQIVKIGSQDMNDEVWLKLAKAINAQCKSTDGFVITHGTDTMEETAYFLDLTVKCEKPVVLVGAMRPATEKSADGPLNLYNAAVVAADKKSSGRGVLVAMNNEVLGARDVTKTSTTAVQTFHSPNYGSLGYIHNSKVDYERSPESKHTINTPFNVEKLDSLPKVGIIYAYSNTPVEPLNALLNASYQRIVSAGVGNGNVNAAHLERLEKAAKDGVVVVRSSRVPTGYTTRDAEVDDSKYGFVASGTLNPQKARVLLQLALTQTKDPKIIQQYFEDF, from the coding sequence ATGAAATTAACTAAATTAGCCTTACATACTTTATTTGGTCTAGGTGTTTCAATAGCAAATGCTGCTGACTTACCAAATATTACAATCTTGGCAACGGGTGGTACTATTGCAGGAAGCGGGCAAAGTTCGGTAAATTCTGCGTATAAAGCTGGACAATTAAGTATTGATACTTTAATTGAAGCTGTACCAGAAATGAAAAATATTGCCAACATTAAAGGTGAGCAAATTGTAAAAATAGGTTCACAAGACATGAATGACGAAGTCTGGCTAAAACTTGCAAAAGCCATCAATGCTCAATGTAAAAGTACTGATGGATTTGTCATTACCCATGGTACAGATACCATGGAAGAGACAGCTTATTTCTTAGATTTAACCGTAAAATGTGAAAAACCGGTTGTTCTCGTAGGGGCAATGCGTCCTGCAACAGAAAAAAGTGCTGATGGTCCATTAAATCTTTACAATGCAGCTGTTGTCGCAGCAGACAAAAAATCGAGTGGTCGTGGTGTTTTAGTCGCAATGAATAATGAAGTACTAGGTGCTCGCGATGTCACAAAAACCAGTACGACCGCAGTGCAAACTTTCCATTCACCAAATTATGGTTCTCTAGGCTATATTCATAACAGCAAAGTGGACTATGAACGTTCCCCAGAAAGCAAACATACCATCAACACTCCGTTTAACGTAGAAAAATTAGATAGCCTACCAAAAGTGGGGATTATTTATGCTTATTCAAATACACCAGTTGAACCACTAAACGCATTACTCAATGCAAGCTATCAAAGGATAGTCTCTGCTGGAGTTGGCAATGGAAATGTTAATGCTGCACACTTAGAGCGCTTAGAAAAAGCCGCGAAAGATGGCGTCGTTGTAGTTCGTTCTTCTCGTGTACCAACTGGCTATACAACTCGTGATGCTGAAGTTGATGATAGTAAATATGGCTTTGTAGCATCAGGTACTTTAAATCCACAAAAAGCCCGTGTGCTGTTGCAATTAGCTTTAACTCAAACTAAAGATCCAAAAATAATTCAACAATATTTCGAAGACTTCTAA
- a CDS encoding heavy-metal-associated domain-containing protein, which translates to MKKLCTVLLLSLFAISFAHANETKQIVLKVKEMNCQLCAYLVNKELRNIDGVISTKASIKDGLVTVVEDPKVTNQQLFDAIHKLEYTAEVVK; encoded by the coding sequence ATGAAGAAATTATGTACCGTACTTTTGCTTTCGCTGTTTGCAATTTCTTTCGCTCATGCGAATGAAACTAAACAAATTGTGCTAAAAGTAAAAGAAATGAATTGCCAGCTTTGCGCTTACTTAGTGAATAAAGAGTTACGAAATATTGATGGCGTGATTTCAACGAAAGCATCTATTAAAGATGGTTTAGTTACGGTTGTGGAAGATCCAAAAGTCACAAACCAGCAACTATTCGATGCGATTCATAAATTGGAATATACGGCGGAAGTAGTTAAGTAA
- a CDS encoding mercuric transporter MerT family protein, whose translation MTTSLKNSNKSFWVAIATALSAAVASTLCCIAPLIYLVFGVSSTWLIGLGEYDYLRIPMLIISLCAFTYGFWLLMFSKKIICSKYISRKKLIVLYWIVFIVMIFFLTYPTILPWILELAN comes from the coding sequence ATGACTACGTCTCTAAAAAACTCTAATAAATCCTTTTGGGTTGCCATAGCCACCGCACTTAGTGCCGCGGTGGCTTCAACTTTGTGCTGCATCGCACCATTAATTTATTTAGTGTTCGGCGTATCGTCTACTTGGTTGATTGGCTTAGGCGAATATGATTATTTGCGTATTCCTATGCTTATTATTTCATTATGTGCCTTTACCTATGGATTTTGGCTGTTGATGTTTTCCAAAAAAATCATTTGTAGCAAATATATTTCCCGTAAAAAACTCATCGTTTTATATTGGATTGTATTTATCGTGATGATTTTTTTCTTAACCTATCCAACAATTTTGCCTTGGATTTTAGAATTAGCTAATTAG
- a CDS encoding transglutaminase-like domain-containing protein has translation MKKLIAVAVLSACGSLAHANINIPNYNTDAHLYEFTQTYDLVVPKGSQGQTNLWVPLPFNGEYQQVKSIHFEGNYMNAYVTENNKYGAKTLFATWDKDAQKRDLKVTMVIETKDREPMVKGALENYTPPKDIQYSVDVQEYLKATQHIKTDGIVKEFADKIVGKEINPLKKAELIHHWIVKNMERDNSVLGCGDGDVEKILTTGVLKGKCTDINSVFVALARAAGIPAREIFGIRLGAAEKMGKYSKGAFGSANEQGIANVSGGQHCRAEFYLAGFGWVPIDSADVAKMRLAEKKSVEDKDTQAVAKYLFGNWEANWVGFNHARDFDLYPQPELAPINNFGYPYAEVGGDPLNSFDPKEFKYDYVSKKL, from the coding sequence ATGAAGAAACTTATCGCCGTTGCGGTGCTTTCTGCATGTGGCTCGTTAGCTCATGCAAACATCAATATTCCAAACTACAATACAGACGCCCATCTTTACGAATTCACGCAAACCTACGATTTAGTTGTGCCAAAAGGCTCACAAGGACAAACCAATTTATGGGTTCCATTGCCATTTAATGGGGAATACCAACAAGTGAAATCAATTCACTTTGAAGGTAATTACATGAATGCCTATGTAACAGAAAACAATAAATACGGAGCGAAAACCTTATTTGCTACTTGGGATAAAGATGCACAAAAACGTGATTTAAAAGTCACTATGGTCATTGAAACAAAAGACCGTGAACCGATGGTGAAAGGTGCTTTAGAGAATTATACTCCGCCAAAAGATATTCAGTATTCCGTGGATGTACAAGAATACTTAAAAGCGACTCAACACATTAAAACTGATGGCATAGTGAAAGAATTTGCTGACAAAATCGTAGGTAAAGAAATTAATCCATTGAAAAAAGCAGAACTTATTCACCATTGGATCGTAAAAAATATGGAACGTGATAATTCTGTATTAGGTTGTGGTGACGGCGATGTAGAAAAAATTCTTACCACTGGCGTATTAAAAGGTAAATGTACCGATATTAATTCTGTATTTGTGGCGCTTGCTCGTGCGGCAGGCATCCCAGCTCGTGAAATTTTTGGTATTCGCTTAGGTGCGGCAGAGAAAATGGGCAAATATTCCAAAGGTGCTTTCGGTAGCGCAAATGAACAAGGCATCGCAAACGTAAGTGGTGGCCAACACTGCCGAGCTGAATTCTACCTTGCTGGGTTTGGATGGGTACCTATTGATTCCGCTGACGTTGCCAAAATGCGTTTAGCAGAGAAAAAATCTGTTGAAGATAAAGATACACAAGCCGTAGCAAAATATTTGTTTGGTAACTGGGAAGCAAACTGGGTGGGATTTAATCATGCCCGTGACTTCGATTTATATCCACAACCAGAACTGGCTCCAATCAATAACTTCGGCTATCCGTATGCTGAAGTGGGTGGCGATCCGTTAAATTCCTTTGATCCAAAAGAATTTAAATATGACTACGTCTCTAAAAAACTCTAA
- the metH gene encoding methionine synthase: MVNKTAQLKQALENRILILDGAMGTMIQKYKLTEADFRGEKFKESAVDLRGNNDLLTLTQPLLISAIHEKYLAAGADIIETNTFSSTTIAQADYDLQSIAYELNFVGAKLARLAADKYSTPEKPRFVAGVLGPTNRTASISPDVNDPGFRNVTFMELVDAYAQATKGLIEGGADLIMIETIFDTLNAKAAVFAIESVFEELGVELPIMVSGTITDASGRTLSGQTTEAFYNSLRHAKPLTFGLNCALGPKELRQYVEQLSKISETYVSVHPNAGLPNAFGGYDLGAEEMAAHLKEWAESGFVNIIGGCCGTTPEHIKAFAEAVENIPPRKLPQIKTAMRLSGLEPLNIDDESLFVNVGERNNVTGSAKFKRLIKEDKFAEAIEIAIDQVENGAQVIDVNMDEALLDGKKCMTRFLNIMATEPDAAKVPVMIDSSKWEVIEAGLQSVQGKPIVNSISLKEGEEKFIHQAKLVRKYGAAVVVMAFDEVGQADTEERKVEICTRAYNILVNQVGFPPEDIIFDPNIFAIGTGIEEHNNYGVDFINATGRIKRSLPHAKISGGVSNVSFSFRGNNVMREAIHAVFLYYAIKQGMDMGIVNAGQLAIYDDLDPELRNVIEDAVLNRTPDGTERLLDIAEKYRNQGNDESAVDSVAEWRTWPVEERLKHALVKGITTHIIEDTEEARQKLPTPLEVIEGPLMAGMDVVGDLFGDGKMFLPQVVKSARVMKQSVAYLEPFINATKQKGSSNGKVVIATVKGDVHDIGKNIVSVVLQCNNFEVIDLGVMVPADKIIQTAIDEKADIIGLSGLITPSLDEMEYFLGEMTRLGLNLPVLIGGATTSKEHTAIKLYPKYKQHGVFYTSNASRAVTVCATLMNPEGRAALWEQFKKDYEKIQQSFANRKPLRKQLSIEEARANRFDGFSGEWADYVPPTPKQTGIVEFKNVPIAELRKFIDWSPFFRIWGLMGGYPDAFDYPEGGEEARKVWNDAQVVLDELEQNHKLNPSGILGIFPAERVGDDVVLFSDEERTQPIRTAYGLRQQTERGKNSKSPFNFCLSDFVADRESGKKDWFGMFAVCAGIEEMDLVEGYKAAGDDYNAILLQAVGDRLAEAMAEYLHFELRTRIWGYTQEEFDNQGLINENYVGIRPAPGYPSCPEHTEKALIWDLLEVEQRIGMKLTESYAMWPAASVCGWYFTHPESNYFTLGRIDEDQAQDYAKRKGWDEREMMKWLGVAMK, translated from the coding sequence ATGGTGAATAAAACCGCTCAACTTAAACAAGCTCTAGAAAATCGTATTCTCATTTTAGACGGTGCGATGGGGACGATGATCCAAAAATATAAACTGACGGAAGCCGATTTTAGAGGCGAGAAGTTTAAGGAAAGTGCGGTCGATTTACGCGGTAATAATGATTTACTGACATTGACTCAGCCACTGCTAATTTCCGCTATTCATGAGAAATATTTGGCAGCGGGTGCCGATATTATTGAAACCAATACTTTTAGTTCAACTACGATTGCTCAAGCGGATTACGACTTGCAATCTATTGCTTATGAACTCAATTTTGTTGGCGCAAAATTAGCTCGTTTGGCAGCAGATAAATATAGCACGCCAGAAAAACCTCGCTTTGTCGCAGGCGTGTTAGGGCCAACAAACCGTACAGCCTCCATTTCACCCGATGTAAATGATCCCGGTTTCCGCAATGTGACTTTTATGGAGTTGGTGGATGCTTATGCCCAAGCAACAAAAGGCTTAATTGAAGGTGGTGCGGATTTAATTATGATCGAAACCATTTTCGACACGCTTAACGCTAAAGCTGCAGTTTTCGCCATTGAAAGTGTATTCGAAGAATTAGGCGTAGAATTGCCAATCATGGTTTCCGGCACCATTACCGATGCTTCTGGTCGTACGCTTTCAGGGCAAACCACTGAAGCGTTCTACAACTCGCTTCGTCACGCAAAACCGCTCACTTTTGGTTTGAACTGTGCGTTAGGTCCAAAAGAATTACGCCAATATGTAGAGCAGCTTTCAAAAATCAGTGAAACCTATGTTTCTGTGCATCCGAACGCGGGCTTGCCAAATGCTTTTGGTGGTTATGATTTAGGGGCAGAAGAGATGGCGGCTCACTTAAAAGAGTGGGCAGAAAGTGGTTTTGTGAACATTATCGGCGGTTGTTGCGGCACCACACCGGAACACATTAAAGCCTTTGCTGAGGCGGTAGAAAACATTCCACCACGCAAATTACCACAAATCAAAACCGCGATGCGTTTATCGGGTTTAGAACCACTCAATATTGACGATGAAAGCCTGTTCGTGAACGTGGGTGAACGTAATAATGTAACTGGTTCAGCAAAATTTAAACGTTTAATTAAAGAAGACAAATTTGCAGAAGCTATTGAAATTGCCATCGACCAAGTAGAAAACGGCGCGCAAGTCATCGACGTGAACATGGACGAAGCCTTGCTCGACGGCAAAAAATGCATGACCCGTTTCCTCAACATTATGGCGACGGAACCCGATGCAGCTAAAGTGCCGGTGATGATCGACTCCTCCAAATGGGAAGTGATTGAGGCAGGTTTGCAGTCGGTGCAAGGCAAACCGATTGTGAATTCTATTTCCTTAAAAGAGGGCGAGGAAAAATTTATTCATCAGGCTAAATTGGTGCGTAAATACGGTGCAGCCGTTGTGGTAATGGCGTTTGACGAAGTGGGACAAGCGGACACCGAAGAGCGAAAAGTCGAAATCTGTACCCGTGCTTATAACATCTTAGTCAACCAAGTAGGCTTCCCGCCAGAAGACATTATTTTCGACCCGAATATTTTCGCCATCGGCACTGGGATTGAAGAACACAATAACTACGGCGTGGATTTCATTAACGCCACAGGTCGTATTAAACGATCTTTACCGCATGCGAAAATTTCGGGCGGTGTGTCAAATGTCTCTTTCTCTTTCCGTGGAAATAATGTCATGCGTGAGGCGATTCACGCAGTGTTCCTATATTATGCCATCAAACAAGGCATGGATATGGGGATCGTGAACGCAGGACAGCTAGCGATTTACGATGATCTTGATCCTGAATTACGTAATGTGATTGAAGACGCCGTCTTGAACCGCACACCGGATGGCACAGAACGTTTACTGGATATTGCAGAAAAATATCGCAACCAAGGCAACGATGAAAGTGCGGTGGATTCTGTGGCCGAATGGCGCACTTGGCCGGTGGAAGAACGTTTAAAACATGCCCTCGTGAAAGGCATTACCACGCACATCATCGAAGACACCGAAGAAGCGCGCCAAAAATTGCCAACGCCGTTAGAGGTCATCGAAGGTCCGCTCATGGCAGGTATGGACGTGGTAGGTGATTTGTTTGGCGATGGTAAAATGTTCCTGCCTCAAGTGGTGAAATCCGCGCGCGTGATGAAACAATCCGTGGCGTACTTGGAGCCGTTTATCAACGCCACCAAACAAAAAGGCTCAAGTAATGGAAAAGTGGTGATCGCCACCGTGAAAGGCGACGTGCATGATATCGGCAAAAACATCGTAAGCGTGGTGTTGCAATGCAATAACTTTGAAGTGATTGATTTAGGCGTTATGGTGCCAGCGGACAAAATCATCCAAACCGCTATTGATGAAAAAGCCGACATTATCGGCTTGAGCGGTTTGATTACGCCATCCCTAGACGAAATGGAATACTTCCTCGGCGAAATGACGCGCCTAGGTTTGAACTTACCAGTGTTGATTGGCGGGGCAACTACATCGAAAGAGCATACTGCGATTAAACTTTATCCAAAATACAAGCAACATGGTGTGTTCTATACCTCTAATGCATCAAGAGCAGTAACGGTTTGTGCCACGTTGATGAACCCTGAAGGGCGTGCGGCATTGTGGGAACAGTTCAAAAAGGATTACGAGAAAATCCAGCAATCCTTCGCCAATCGCAAACCACTACGTAAACAACTGAGCATTGAAGAAGCGCGCGCCAATCGTTTTGATGGCTTTAGCGGTGAATGGGCGGATTATGTTCCACCAACGCCAAAACAAACGGGCATTGTGGAATTCAAAAACGTGCCGATTGCCGAGCTGCGCAAATTTATCGACTGGTCGCCATTCTTCCGTATTTGGGGCTTGATGGGCGGCTACCCTGATGCCTTTGATTATCCGGAAGGCGGAGAAGAAGCACGCAAAGTGTGGAACGATGCACAAGTGGTATTGGATGAATTAGAGCAAAACCATAAACTCAACCCAAGCGGTATTTTAGGCATTTTCCCTGCCGAACGCGTGGGTGATGATGTGGTGCTTTTCTCTGATGAAGAACGCACACAGCCCATTCGCACAGCTTATGGCTTACGCCAACAAACGGAACGTGGCAAAAACAGCAAAAGCCCATTTAACTTCTGCTTAAGCGACTTTGTCGCCGATCGCGAAAGCGGTAAAAAAGACTGGTTCGGCATGTTCGCCGTGTGCGCTGGTATTGAAGAAATGGATTTAGTGGAAGGCTACAAAGCCGCAGGCGATGACTACAATGCCATCTTGCTACAAGCCGTAGGCGACCGCCTCGCCGAAGCCATGGCAGAATACCTGCACTTTGAACTCCGCACCCGCATTTGGGGCTACACGCAAGAAGAATTCGACAACCAGGGTTTAATCAACGAAAACTACGTCGGCATCCGCCCTGCGCCGGGTTACCCAAGCTGCCCGGAACACACGGAAAAAGCCTTGATTTGGGATTTATTAGAAGTAGAACAACGCATCGGCATGAAACTCACCGAAAGCTACGCCATGTGGCCGGCAGCTTCTGTTTGCGGTTGGTACTTCACTCACCCAGAAAGCAACTATTTCACTCTAGGTCGCATCGATGAAGATCAAGCTCAAGATTATGCCAAACGTAAAGGTTGGGATGAGAGAGAGATGATGAAGTGGTTGGGGGTGGCGATGAAGTAA
- a CDS encoding ATP-binding protein yields MSKTMISRENYLQQLIQFKDTDFIKVISGVRRSGKSVLLMQYRDYLQQQGIASENILYLNFESFEYQWVKDAQDFQQLIQEKMPSSQEKIYLLIDEIQFVEGWQKIVNALRVSFNTDIVITGSNANLLSGELATLLSGRYVEIKIYPLSFKEFLRSKNVDSQSRLVDKLYSEYEKYGGFPSVAIADEPLKETILSGIFDSIVLNDIAHRAGVKDTHILKSVILFLADNVGQLVNPSKISNTLTSERVPTSNHTISKYLDLLENAFLFYKAKQYDIRGKGYLKTNAKYFIVDNGLRRHAIGKKGANYANRLENIVFIELLRRGYTVDVGKLDSKEIDFISRKADEILYVQVAFEIPENTHETDNLLHIKDNYKKILITGKYYEKTEIEGIEVMYVVDWLLQ; encoded by the coding sequence ATGAGTAAAACTATGATCTCTCGTGAAAATTATTTACAGCAACTGATTCAATTTAAAGATACCGATTTTATCAAAGTGATCTCTGGTGTTCGTCGTTCCGGTAAATCAGTGCTACTCATGCAATACCGTGATTACCTTCAACAACAAGGCATTGCTTCCGAAAATATTCTTTATCTCAATTTTGAATCTTTTGAATATCAATGGGTGAAAGACGCTCAAGACTTCCAACAGCTTATTCAAGAAAAAATGCCGTCCTCTCAAGAGAAAATCTACTTGTTGATTGATGAAATTCAGTTTGTGGAAGGTTGGCAAAAAATTGTCAATGCGCTTCGCGTGAGTTTTAACACTGACATTGTGATTACGGGTTCCAATGCCAACTTGCTTTCCGGTGAGCTTGCGACGCTGTTAAGCGGTCGATATGTGGAAATCAAAATTTATCCGCTTTCTTTTAAAGAATTTTTACGTTCTAAAAATGTGGATAGCCAATCAAGATTGGTGGATAAACTCTATTCGGAATACGAAAAATACGGCGGTTTCCCCAGTGTCGCCATTGCTGATGAACCTTTAAAAGAAACGATTTTATCAGGTATTTTTGATTCCATCGTGCTGAATGACATTGCGCATCGAGCCGGCGTGAAAGACACGCATATTCTTAAAAGCGTGATTCTCTTTCTGGCGGATAATGTAGGGCAGTTGGTGAATCCGAGCAAAATTAGCAACACGCTCACGTCCGAACGTGTCCCCACCTCAAACCACACGATCAGCAAATATCTTGATCTGTTAGAAAATGCCTTTCTTTTTTATAAAGCAAAACAATACGATATTCGCGGAAAAGGTTATTTAAAAACCAATGCCAAATATTTTATTGTGGATAACGGGTTAAGACGACACGCTATCGGCAAAAAAGGCGCGAATTATGCCAATCGACTAGAAAATATCGTCTTTATTGAATTACTCAGACGTGGTTATACCGTAGATGTCGGTAAACTTGACAGCAAAGAAATTGATTTTATCTCCCGAAAAGCCGATGAGATTTTGTATGTGCAAGTCGCCTTTGAAATCCCTGAAAATACCCACGAAACAGATAATCTTTTGCATATTAAAGATAACTATAAGAAGATCTTAATTACGGGGAAATATTACGAAAAAACGGAGATTGAGGGAATTGAAGTGATGTATGTGGTGGATTGGTTGTTGCAGTAA
- a CDS encoding ABC transporter ATP-binding protein — MIRIENLSQPYGLNNISCTLPKGKLIGIMGANGAGKSTLLKTIAGILPIAKGEIYFGNSPLSKMSTTAKSQQLAYLAQDTNIHWDLSVYDVIALGLNSPLSSVKERSKITEISQKFSIAHLLNKSFQKLSGGEKARVQLARCCIKNAPLLLADEPIAPLDPYYQIDMMEQLKSLTPQHTCVVAIHHLSLAYKYCDEVILLDKGKIIATGKTQAVLNSANLAQAFDISVKFDVERKEIYGIEKLEN; from the coding sequence ATGATTAGAATCGAAAACCTTTCTCAGCCTTATGGCTTAAACAATATCAGCTGCACGCTTCCTAAAGGAAAACTTATCGGCATTATGGGCGCAAATGGTGCGGGTAAATCAACTTTACTCAAAACGATCGCAGGAATTTTACCTATTGCAAAAGGTGAAATTTATTTTGGAAACAGCCCATTAAGCAAAATGAGTACAACTGCAAAAAGCCAGCAACTCGCTTATCTAGCGCAAGATACCAATATCCATTGGGATTTATCGGTTTATGATGTCATTGCTCTCGGCTTAAATTCACCATTATCCTCAGTAAAAGAGCGGTCAAAAATCACGGAGATTTCACAAAAATTTTCGATTGCACATTTGCTTAATAAATCCTTTCAGAAACTATCAGGCGGAGAAAAAGCACGAGTGCAACTCGCTCGTTGTTGTATCAAAAATGCGCCGCTATTGCTTGCCGATGAACCTATCGCACCACTCGATCCCTATTATCAAATAGATATGATGGAACAATTAAAATCGCTCACGCCACAGCATACTTGCGTTGTAGCGATCCATCATTTATCTCTTGCATATAAATACTGTGATGAAGTGATTTTGCTCGACAAGGGGAAAATCATTGCGACAGGCAAAACACAAGCGGTGCTAAATTCAGCGAATCTTGCACAAGCCTTTGATATAAGCGTGAAATTTGATGTAGAAAGAAAAGAAATTTATGGGATAGAGAAATTGGAAAACTAA